One genomic segment of Sanyastnella coralliicola includes these proteins:
- a CDS encoding 3-hydroxyacyl-CoA dehydrogenase NAD-binding domain-containing protein, producing MKTIGVVGAGAMGSGIAQVAAQNGHQVVLSDTSTDVLDKSKAKLAKIMARLVEKGKLDNASAEAIQGRIKYTTDLNDFAPCGLIIEAIIERLDIKKQVFETLEGIVAEDCVLASNTSSLSIAAIAASVKLSHRVLGIHFFNPAPLMPLVEIIPAVQTDPEVLASSKALIDSWKKVTVIAKDTPGFIVNRVARPFYGEALRIYEEGFADFATIDWAMRDMGGFRMGPFQLMDFIGNDVNYAVTESVFAAFYYDPRYKPSFTQKRHSEAGWYGRKSGRGYYDYAEGAEQPEPTKDKELGEMILWRILVMLINEAADALHLNIASKEDIDLAMTKGVNYPKGLLAWADEKGINHCVETLDGLYNEYHEDRYRCSPILRKMAREGKKFLA from the coding sequence ATGAAGACCATCGGAGTTGTAGGTGCCGGAGCCATGGGTTCTGGAATTGCCCAAGTAGCGGCGCAGAACGGACATCAAGTTGTGCTTTCAGATACAAGCACTGACGTTTTAGATAAAAGCAAAGCCAAGCTAGCTAAGATTATGGCTCGTTTGGTTGAAAAAGGTAAGCTTGATAACGCTAGCGCGGAAGCAATTCAGGGTAGAATCAAATACACTACTGACCTCAACGACTTTGCCCCTTGCGGATTAATCATCGAAGCGATCATCGAACGACTCGATATTAAGAAGCAGGTTTTCGAGACACTTGAAGGCATTGTTGCCGAGGATTGCGTCTTGGCTAGTAATACCTCTTCTCTTTCCATTGCTGCCATCGCCGCATCGGTAAAGCTGTCTCATCGCGTACTCGGAATCCACTTCTTCAACCCTGCGCCATTGATGCCTTTGGTTGAGATCATTCCTGCGGTTCAGACAGATCCAGAAGTTCTTGCGTCTTCAAAAGCACTCATCGATTCATGGAAGAAAGTCACGGTAATTGCTAAAGATACACCGGGCTTCATTGTGAATCGTGTCGCTCGTCCGTTCTACGGAGAAGCACTTCGTATCTATGAAGAGGGCTTTGCCGATTTCGCGACCATTGATTGGGCCATGCGCGACATGGGAGGATTCCGAATGGGACCATTCCAGTTGATGGACTTCATCGGGAACGATGTCAACTACGCGGTTACAGAGAGTGTTTTCGCGGCCTTCTACTATGATCCGAGATACAAACCTTCATTCACGCAAAAGCGTCATTCTGAAGCCGGTTGGTATGGTAGAAAATCTGGACGTGGTTACTATGACTACGCTGAAGGTGCTGAACAACCAGAACCTACGAAAGACAAGGAGCTCGGTGAAATGATCCTTTGGCGCATCTTGGTAATGCTCATCAACGAAGCAGCGGATGCCCTGCACTTAAATATTGCGTCTAAAGAAGACATCGACTTGGCGATGACAAAAGGAGTGAACTACCCTAAAGGTTTGCTTGCTTGGGCTGATGAGAAAGGGATCAACCACTGTGTTGAAACACTCGACGGCCTGTACAACGAATATCACGAGGATCGTTACCGCTGCTCACCTATTCTCCGCAAGATGGCGCGAGAAGGGAAGAAATTCCTTGCTTGA
- a CDS encoding sodium:solute symporter family protein, whose amino-acid sequence MQLSISDWSIIIGFFLISLIIGVLSMRRAGSSAAEFFLSGRNMPWWLLGVSMVATTFSADTPNLVADLVRQNGVSGNWAWWAFLLTGMLTVFVYARLWRRSGVMTDIEFYELRYSGKEASFLRGFRAIYLGVFFNVVIMATVCLAAVKIGSVLLGLAPWKTLLLASVVTVIYSALGGIRSVILTDFVQFILAMIGSVGAAIVIVNLPEVGGLDAMLSHENVKPSLDLIPSWDDKETFIMVFLIPIAVQWWSVWYPGAEPGGGGYVAQRMLSAKDEDHALGATFLFNIAHYALRPWPWILIALASMIVFPQLSDIQAAFPNVDSDVIGDDLAYSAMLTYLPHGLLGLVVASLIAAFMSTISTHLNWGASYIVNDFYLRFVDPEASDKKQVNVGRISTVVLMVLAALLSYKIGTASAGFNVLLQIGAGTGLIFILRWFWWRINAYTEITGMVSSFIYAIAMLNVDHGLEPYQVLVLGVVLTTICWLVATFMTRPTSTETLTNFYNTVQPAGKGWRKKLGNDIAPAQGKLPRQILSMVIGTFLVYAVLFGFGKLLYGETMLAIVLLAFSAIAGMVLVRLNR is encoded by the coding sequence ATGCAGTTATCCATTTCAGACTGGTCGATCATTATCGGCTTCTTTCTTATTTCATTAATCATCGGTGTGCTATCGATGCGACGCGCTGGAAGCAGCGCTGCAGAGTTCTTTCTTTCAGGTAGAAATATGCCCTGGTGGCTGCTCGGAGTTTCGATGGTGGCCACCACCTTTTCGGCCGATACACCCAACCTGGTGGCGGATCTTGTCAGACAAAATGGAGTAAGCGGTAACTGGGCCTGGTGGGCGTTTTTGCTAACGGGTATGCTGACGGTATTTGTTTATGCTCGTCTATGGCGACGCAGCGGCGTCATGACCGACATCGAGTTCTACGAGCTTCGGTACAGTGGAAAGGAAGCATCTTTCTTACGTGGCTTTAGAGCCATCTATCTAGGTGTATTCTTTAACGTGGTGATCATGGCCACCGTATGTTTAGCGGCCGTCAAAATTGGTAGTGTTCTGCTCGGTCTTGCACCGTGGAAAACGCTCCTGTTGGCTTCTGTGGTGACAGTGATCTACAGTGCGCTTGGAGGCATCCGAAGTGTGATTTTGACTGATTTCGTTCAATTCATCCTCGCGATGATTGGTTCTGTTGGAGCAGCGATTGTCATTGTCAACCTGCCTGAAGTAGGCGGGTTAGATGCCATGCTTTCTCATGAAAACGTCAAACCTTCGTTGGATTTGATTCCCTCTTGGGATGATAAAGAGACCTTCATTATGGTCTTCTTGATTCCCATTGCGGTGCAATGGTGGAGTGTTTGGTACCCGGGCGCGGAGCCAGGTGGAGGAGGATATGTGGCTCAGCGTATGCTTTCTGCAAAAGACGAAGACCACGCCTTAGGTGCCACCTTCTTATTTAACATTGCTCACTATGCACTTCGTCCGTGGCCTTGGATTTTGATAGCCCTGGCTTCGATGATCGTATTCCCACAGTTGAGCGACATCCAAGCGGCCTTCCCAAATGTTGATAGTGATGTGATCGGTGATGACTTGGCGTACTCAGCAATGTTGACATATCTACCTCATGGATTGTTAGGACTTGTAGTTGCCTCGTTGATTGCCGCTTTCATGAGCACCATTTCTACGCACCTCAACTGGGGAGCGAGCTACATCGTGAATGATTTCTATCTCCGATTTGTTGACCCTGAAGCGTCTGATAAGAAGCAGGTGAATGTAGGACGGATTTCTACCGTAGTTCTCATGGTACTTGCTGCGTTATTGTCTTATAAAATCGGGACGGCAAGTGCTGGTTTCAATGTGTTATTGCAGATTGGAGCAGGTACAGGATTGATCTTCATCCTTCGTTGGTTCTGGTGGCGAATCAATGCCTACACTGAAATCACCGGCATGGTGTCTTCCTTTATCTACGCCATTGCAATGTTGAATGTTGACCACGGTTTGGAACCATATCAAGTTTTAGTCCTTGGCGTAGTTTTGACCACTATTTGTTGGTTGGTCGCAACTTTTATGACAAGACCAACTTCTACCGAGACATTGACAAACTTCTATAACACAGTCCAGCCAGCAGGAAAAGGTTGGCGTAAGAAATTAGGTAACGACATCGCTCCAGCTCAAGGTAAATTACCTCGCCAGATTTTGAGCATGGTCATTGGAACCTTTTTGGTTTATGCCGTGCTTTTTGGATTCGGAAAGCTACTTTACGGTGAGACGATGTTAGCTATCGTTCTCCTGGCTTTTTCAGCTATCGCTGGAATGGTGTTGGTGCGTTTGAACAGGTAA
- a CDS encoding redoxin family protein: MRIGNYLCIVACAALLLLSSSFKPAEPSYEVVFFLAPKCPICQDYALQMRTLHNEFSDAGFNFVGVFPNDHTKQEDIAWFKEYYEIPFSLKKGDQSLARKLNASVTPEVFVLDSEGNVLYEGRIDNTYARIGQRRTKTTTSELRDAIEALNENRTIEISKTQSVGCIIEYR, encoded by the coding sequence ATGAGAATAGGAAACTACTTGTGTATCGTTGCTTGCGCTGCACTTCTTCTATTGAGTTCGAGCTTCAAGCCAGCCGAGCCTAGCTACGAGGTGGTCTTTTTCCTCGCCCCTAAGTGTCCTATTTGTCAAGATTACGCGTTACAAATGCGAACGCTCCACAACGAATTCAGCGATGCTGGGTTCAATTTCGTAGGCGTGTTCCCTAACGACCACACAAAACAAGAAGACATTGCATGGTTCAAGGAGTACTATGAAATTCCTTTTTCGTTAAAGAAGGGTGACCAATCGCTAGCGCGGAAACTCAATGCCTCCGTCACTCCGGAAGTATTTGTCTTGGATAGTGAGGGAAATGTCCTTTATGAAGGACGCATAGACAACACCTATGCACGCATAGGTCAGCGAAGAACTAAGACCACAACGAGTGAGTTGCGTGATGCCATTGAAGCGCTGAACGAAAACCGAACAATCGAAATCTCCAAAACACAGTCAGTTGGCTGCATAATCGAATACCGATGA
- a CDS encoding T9SS type A sorting domain-containing protein, which yields MKRIAFLLTMIGLATQMNAQTVTWADDIAPMVFDHCTKCHRPGEIGPMPFTTYDEVAGYASIIEYVTSIKYMPPWSPEPGYGNFRDENVLTDEQIALFATWVDEGMPTGNLDNAPDAPVYAEGSQIGTPDLILTMEEAYLHEGDMTDQYQVFVLETGLEEDQDVRAIEVRQDNNLICHHAIIGQDTTDYAYQLDAEDPDYGYENFGGFGFEPLQPFLSAWVPGSNPIDYPPTIGSKLFANSKLLLQMHYGPTSVDEYDQTSINIFFSEEPIERYAITFPMSPQHLDESFVIPPNEISSFHGTIEMPTDVSLIGIAPHSHLLGKSWEVFAVSPDETDTIPLINIPEWEFNWQGFYAYENLVHIPGDYVVHAIGEYDNTSDNPYNPNDPPEWSWWGEDTEDEMYLVYFTVIPYQEGDEDISLSGPDATDLFVYPGTQLFPSYPNPTTSEFTFGFSLEESQKVNVDLVSSEGKVIETIISNANYAPGRHQSTINVSGLATGTYYYVLWFDDFRQSRPIIIR from the coding sequence ATGAAAAGAATTGCTTTCCTCTTGACCATGATTGGTCTCGCCACACAGATGAATGCTCAAACCGTTACGTGGGCAGATGATATTGCTCCTATGGTTTTTGATCACTGTACGAAGTGCCATAGACCAGGAGAGATTGGTCCGATGCCATTCACGACCTACGACGAGGTGGCAGGATATGCTTCAATCATCGAATATGTGACTTCGATTAAATACATGCCACCTTGGTCACCCGAGCCTGGTTATGGAAACTTCCGTGATGAGAACGTGCTCACTGATGAACAGATCGCACTTTTCGCGACTTGGGTAGACGAAGGCATGCCGACAGGGAACCTTGACAACGCCCCAGATGCTCCGGTCTATGCGGAAGGAAGCCAAATTGGTACTCCAGACCTCATCTTGACGATGGAGGAGGCTTACTTGCATGAAGGAGATATGACAGATCAATATCAGGTATTTGTTTTAGAAACTGGTCTTGAGGAAGATCAAGATGTACGTGCCATTGAGGTGCGACAAGACAACAACTTGATTTGTCACCACGCCATCATTGGACAAGACACTACGGATTACGCTTACCAGCTCGACGCAGAAGATCCAGATTACGGTTATGAGAACTTTGGTGGGTTCGGTTTCGAACCACTTCAACCTTTCTTAAGCGCTTGGGTTCCTGGATCAAATCCTATTGACTACCCTCCTACCATTGGATCGAAGCTTTTTGCCAACAGTAAACTCTTGCTGCAGATGCACTATGGCCCAACTTCAGTAGACGAATATGACCAGACTTCAATCAACATCTTCTTCTCTGAAGAACCGATTGAACGCTATGCAATCACCTTCCCTATGTCGCCTCAGCATTTAGATGAGTCGTTTGTGATTCCACCGAATGAGATTTCCTCTTTCCATGGTACCATCGAAATGCCTACCGATGTCTCTCTTATTGGTATTGCGCCACACAGTCACCTACTAGGTAAAAGCTGGGAAGTGTTTGCGGTTAGTCCAGATGAAACAGATACGATTCCTCTGATTAACATTCCTGAATGGGAATTTAATTGGCAAGGATTCTATGCCTATGAGAATCTAGTTCATATTCCTGGAGACTACGTAGTTCATGCTATTGGTGAGTACGATAACACTTCAGACAATCCTTACAATCCGAATGATCCACCAGAATGGTCATGGTGGGGAGAAGACACAGAAGACGAAATGTACTTGGTGTACTTCACGGTCATCCCATATCAAGAAGGTGATGAAGATATCAGTCTATCTGGTCCGGATGCGACAGATCTCTTCGTATATCCAGGAACGCAGCTATTCCCGAGTTACCCGAATCCAACGACCAGTGAATTCACTTTTGGATTTAGCCTTGAGGAATCTCAAAAGGTCAATGTAGACTTGGTTTCTAGTGAAGGTAAAGTGATTGAAACCATCATTAGCAACGCTAATTATGCGCCAGGCAGGCACCAATCTACTATTAATGTGAGTGGGTTAGCTACGGGAACTTATTACTACGTATTGTGGTTTGATGACTTCCGTCAGAGCAGGCCGATTATCATCCGTTAA
- a CDS encoding C40 family peptidase, giving the protein MEKYQVITPLVPVRSEPRDPAEQVTQFLYGEHIEVLEEHAQWRRCRSLQDGYEGWLDSKMIGEIQSGDYLVKSPMTTISLPSGNKVVPAGSRIAEDLEETPLESISQAAKMFLGAPYLWGGKSIMGIDCSGLTQVASQLVGIQLSRDARDQAQVGEEIPFADLAEENDLAFFDNEEGNIIHVGVILENEGQRFIIHAAGEVRIDRFDHQGIFREDQQRYTHKLRIIRRVNG; this is encoded by the coding sequence ATGGAAAAGTACCAGGTGATCACCCCACTTGTACCTGTTCGCTCGGAGCCCAGAGACCCTGCAGAACAGGTTACCCAGTTCCTTTATGGAGAACACATTGAAGTGCTTGAAGAACATGCGCAATGGAGACGTTGTCGTTCGTTACAAGACGGGTACGAAGGCTGGCTCGATTCGAAAATGATCGGGGAAATACAATCAGGTGATTATCTAGTGAAGAGTCCAATGACCACTATTTCATTGCCTTCAGGCAATAAAGTTGTTCCCGCCGGGAGTCGAATCGCGGAGGATTTGGAGGAGACACCGCTAGAATCCATCTCTCAAGCCGCTAAGATGTTCCTAGGTGCTCCTTATTTATGGGGAGGGAAGTCAATTATGGGGATCGATTGTTCTGGGCTTACACAAGTAGCCTCACAGCTCGTCGGAATTCAGCTGTCACGCGATGCGCGTGATCAAGCGCAAGTAGGAGAGGAGATCCCATTCGCTGATCTCGCTGAAGAAAACGACCTCGCCTTCTTTGATAATGAAGAAGGGAACATCATCCACGTCGGGGTGATCTTAGAGAATGAAGGTCAACGCTTCATTATACATGCAGCAGGCGAAGTACGGATTGATCGATTTGATCACCAAGGAATTTTCCGTGAAGACCAACAGCGCTACACGCACAAGCTTAGAATCATCCGCCGAGTTAACGGATGA